The Solenopsis invicta isolate M01_SB chromosome 12, UNIL_Sinv_3.0, whole genome shotgun sequence DNA window tataaaaaataatattaatatacaaattacgTATAAAAGTTCATAATagaattactttattaattatttctttgtaaattatcttttaaaattagttaatataaagtaactttttctttctcgcaACAATTACCAGGAACTTCCAATGTTTCGTTAGTTTActtaatttatactttacaacTTGTGTTTcacaatttatgaatattttatcgaGATAATACGAATAGTTCTTTTGCTAGTGTAATAACAGAGATACGTGTCTTTAAAGTTAAACGTTAAATTGAACTGCTTGAGTCTCATCTGGCAAATCACATGAATAAAATTCACGTGATTAGCGTGACCTGGTACTAAATAGTGTCGCGACGATGCAGCTCAATGACTTCTCTgacgttatatatatatgatatatatgatatatatacacacacatacacacatatatatatatatatgtatatatgtatatatacatacaacatatatgtatattaagcaaactaacaaaatattgaaagttCCTGATAATTATTACGAGAAAGGagaagttaatatttatattattttatattaactaattttaaaagataagtaattttattacgtatttttaaacaaacataattatattgatattaagTATCTTTCATAAAAAGGTATCTTTCataaaattcaagataaaacattaataataaaataaataattaaaaaataaaatcttaaaaaagatatgtatgtataatatatagattCACACACTCTATGTATATCGTGTGTATGTAAagtatattctctctctctctctctctctttatacaaatatcttttttctataaatttattttcgtattctttttaaaatttaattcagcaATATGTCACATCTTGCTTTATAAATAAGCTCAATCACGAGCTTATTTTTAACGATTCAAAATGAACATACAGCGTGCTAAAGTGGCCATAAATAGATGGACACAAGAAATAGACTTTTCAACGAACTCGAGTCGATAAGagatgagagagaaaaagagaaagaggaaacaGCAACGAGAGAAGCCGCGACGTTCCGTTTAAGCCAATTCATTCCGTGCACGCAAACTCATGCACGAGCCGCTTTTCATCAATGAACGCTGAAGTAACGCACGATAGTCGACAGCATTCTATACCTCTCGTTGGGAGAAAAGATCTAAGCAAGGCTTTTGCTCATAATGAGTACAGTCGGAGGCAAAACTGCTTTTTATACAAGGTGCTAAAAAGCAAGGTGTTAAACAATTGTAACGATGGATAATATaacatgtgtgtgtatgtataaaatatataaatttgaatttatatgtatatatattttttttttatactagatCATTCATTTCGTTGAAATTATAGCGAATTGCCTTCTAtacgttaattttaaaaattatcattgaaaaaacttattaatctttaagcaataaatttgagtatttttaagaaaattttacttatgtcaatattttttatataagcattatttaacatattttaataaaatgaaaaaaaagttacatattttacttatttctaacaggtaacaaaattaatctatttcattcaagaaacaatattaaaattgacaGATGAGACAGATATTATGATGTTAATGTTGCAATagggtttaaaaaatttactctacTTTTTGATCTTATTCATTGAAGTAAAATGTCGTCTAGTATAGTAAAAAGAGGCGTcgcataattttctttttaaaatgtaaaataatttcggACTAAATTTTAGTGTCAAATGAGATTTTCTTAGCGTTTTACCTTTTAGACCAAACGAGATCGAATATTGTCAGCGTTGATAAAACTTGTGAGTCGTTCGCCAGCGGTTGAGCAATATTCGCGTTAATCGAGATTGGAACGTTCCCGTGACGAAAGTTACGAGATATAGGTGGGAAAGTACATTAACGTTACCGGGAAAGTACTTTGTTTTGACGTAGGAAAAGGAGAACATTGTGACATCGCAAATCTATTCTTGGTGTGTAAGAGGTCACGCGGATAAAACGAGTCTTTACGCCATAACGAAGTAAAGTAAACTTGCAAAACTTATTATAGACGTGCGATATTCTCtaacaaaatcaatttctttgtcatttttattggcttttaccgattaaaaaaagaacgtCGCATACGAGAGACAGtcaatgagagaaagagaaagaagaaagaaaaaaatagaatgtgTTATCTGGATtagaattttacatacataaaatgACGTAAgacaaataagaaattatatttcaagaCGCGGAAATGTCATTGCTTCACATGTGCAAGTATctataaatttcaagtaatcatagtgtacaagattaaataatataattttatcaatgatGTACAAGATTAAACACTATAATTTTATCGATGAACCTATCTTAGAGGATACATAAAAGACTATCCCTCCAGGCATACTAGTGAATGGATGAAACTCGATAACATCGCAATCGCTTCACTGATGGCGATTAATCACGAATTAGCGGCTGTCATCTATTCAAGTAGATGCTCCGTTTTATCGCGCGTTAAGTATTTTGCAACAATTCCGCCTCAACAATGTGAGAAAGCTGTCGATATTCGAAGCAAAGATCGTTATCGGTTATATGCAGTGGTATTCTCAAAGTGGATGCACGCGCTCGATCTCGAGTTATCATAGAATCGATCGCGTTTCGACGCTCGATTTCAACCCGTCTGATCATAACGCCCTGTTTCTATTGTATTTAACCATAATTGGTATAGtcattgatttataaattattattatactaatatattatattaatattacacggtaatattattataatataattattataatattattataatataataataaaatacaaataaacaaataaaatgatccagaaagtccactctaaattttaagttaaaataactcttattttaaattattttaacttaatatccCAAACTTTCCCagactttctgggacatacagaaaatgttaaattagcattttatttttactgtgtatacattataattattatatcgtaCAAAactttataagatatttattattaatttttattcaaagtttaTCGTTTctgttttttgtaaatatattaataaccgATACTGCAATCATCTAAAATCTCACGTCACTTTCAACAAATCGCAGAGTATGACATTCGAGTGACATCGAATCATTTATCATCGTGAGACGATGTCGCAAAAGAGTCAGAGTACTGACGGTCGCACGAGAAATGCCTCTCGGACAGTCGCtcgtaaaatgtattttgagaTGCAATCAACTCCTATCcaatatttgaaaagaattaCTGTTTAATTGCGTATGATACACAcatcatttatatttacattacaacttttaaactttttcattaataatttatcgaataaaatgtttgaaatggGAACGATATTAATAGCAAATATAGCTttatcatgtaatattaattaaagaaaaaatgtatttatataaattcagtgattatattaaaacaacaaaattcCATTAATTCATTGaacaaactataataaaaaactattttttttattaatataagtaataagcCCGCTTCagttttaattatcttttgcTATTATTAACTGTCgttatcattaataattcaaGTTGTTGCAATTATTGTGATGACTGTGTCCTCCGCTAGGTATAAGTTCGAAATTTAAACGCAGGATTATGCAACATGCAGTTTCACGTAGTCGCACCTAAAAATGATCGACGGTTGCGAATTCACCGAGAATCACACCTAGCAGAACTCGTTTTTCATTGACAATGGGAATACGAGCTAGGCTCGATGGCGAGATGTTTATAATTAGCAAACATCTCGGGATTTGAGCGATCGAGAGAGTAACCACTGGACATATCTTGGCACACTGCTACGCTCAACCACGAGGAGACGCGACCAACAGGTTTTTCGTAGCTTGTTAACTCATCCGAGTACATTCGTGACGCGAGATATTCGTTTTCGTGACGCGAGATATTCGTTGCCTTCAATTGCGGGCACACCGGGTGTTccgaaattatttattacccTGCCAAGTGGTTAAAGGCATAAAAGGAAAGACTCACGACCGTTTCCATCAATGCAGAataactttgatctcggtttaattaacttttaatctttttctagttctaagaattagaacaAGATAAAGggtaagttaaaccgagatcaaagttaatttacatcgGTGGAAGTGGACATTAGGTTCTCACTGAATTCCTATTGCTATCATGAATTCGTAATAGTTTCTATCAGAGCCCTCAACGATCTTTTCACGCGAGGAAAACATTAAATCATAAATCTCTttctaaaatgaaaaatttaaatacatgtttCACAGGAcaacgatattaaaattatacttttcatttttacaagAGCATGCTATCCGTTTATGCTATCGCCTTTCATCGATTACACCTCGAAAGAAACCGTCTTCGTAACGTCCACGTGTCTCGCTGGCCTTCAACTACTCCTCatgtttcataattaataagAGTACGTCtaatatcttttaatgttaGCTGTAGCCGTAAAACGTCATCGATACTCGATATCAACGTCAGCAGCGTTGAGAGCAATTGTTTACTCtgcgtgctctctctctctctctctctctctctcgaaataAACTATAGTGAGAGAATATAGATACTCTCAAATGATAGGGCTACTTTATTAACATTCACTATTTTTCCTTCTATATAATTACCCCGTGCACTTCTGTCGCCCTTTCCTTTCCCTTTCCACTGCTAATAAGCTAGATTATATTCGCAGAATGACGTCTATGTCTAATCTAGTATGTCGAATACGTATGGCGCGCAGTATGTTCTGTATACATACACAATTCGACGTGAAATTGTTTTTCATTACGATAACAAGATTCTCAAGATATTTTGAACCTAATAGAATATTCTTGTAAGGGTATTTTCGTTTTCCAGCTCTATTTTTAGCTAAAGGAAGAGAACTCAGCCGCGCGATTGTTATCGGGTTCTAAATACGACGGACAACACTTGCtcgttttatttgatttatttattatctcatTTTTGCCGACGCGCGAggctttaatttttctttcttgtagaacttgttttttttaaacgaattttcCTAATGGAAGCTTTTTTCCGCTGAAAAAAAGAGTGCGCGTGAACGCGGGCTAATTTTGTGCTTTTTTCGTTTTCAAACGATAAATTGTCGATCGAAAATTCGTATATaactaatcattttatttatatattatatatattattaagataaaCTTATATCAAcggagatattaaaaaatttctaacaaaaatGTGCGAAAAGCGCGTTATTCGATTAATAAGTTAGTATCGTAGTTCAATCGTATTTCCCCAAAATTCAGGCACAAGGTAAACTATAAAGTTtcaagcaaaattaaaaaatattataaacaattggCAATTAACGTAACGTTTTGTTTAaatagtatcaaaaaatttctattaatatacataaatttctcATCAATTCATTAATCACAATTCGTTTCttgcttctttttttagaaacaatacTTTAAACGATACACGCAACGCGCGGACGAAGATAACTTGatcgtattaaaaattttattgctccTAACGTTCCAGCGGTTTTCCTCTAAACGATCATTAATATGATCATGTGCGAGAAGCGCGCcagtattgtatatatatatattccattacaaacaaacaaacaaacaaacgtGGGCGTAGACTCGCGTGTAGACCGGCGAGATATGTGACTGTTAATCGCGAGGTTTGCGGCGCAATGATCTAATCTACATCTCTctagaaatttatattactgattaattttactttcaCACGGAATTATCTTTGCGATCGCAAAATCCTCAAGTTCTCACTCAGAACAAAAGCAATATAAAAACcctatgaataaatataaacccAATGAATAGATAAAgacaagttttttaattcatcgattaatCACTCGCATCATGCAAATGCAGTTTTTACAAAGTTGCATTTGCACACATAACGCGATCAGTTgatgaatttatttcttatatgtgTGTATCGAGGGAGGTCCGATCGCATCGCACTCTCTCACTCTTACTCAGGTGGACGAGCATGTATGAGCAAGaggagaaaatttatttaatacaattccgttttaaaaatcttttgtacAAAGATCAGTCTGTTAATTAGCCGGATGGTTCGTCTGGACATTAGAAAACGGAATTGCAGAGCCGGTTAAACCGCCGGTTAAAAGGATTACAGCGACGGTTTCGGTGCGACCGGCATCCCTGTCATTAGCGGCGGTTTTCCGCTTAGAAGGAGGTTGCACCTCCGGCGATTACGCGCTTACCTCGTTTGAGGGGCGCGACATGCATGACTCTTGGAGGGACCGATAAGAAGGGCGGACCGTGAGACCGCCTCTCATGACACCACGCCGCTACTTTTCAATGTAACCACCGCCGTTCGCGCCTTCTCGCAGCTGCTGTCCTCGCGTCTTTCGTCCACGTCTTCGTCTACTCGCAACCTCTTCCTCTCCCCGTCCGACCACTGTCCTCCACTTCCGGGACCGGCCGCTGCTGTCTCCTCTTACCACCCTATCAGCGCGCTCGCTCCTTTCCCTCTGTTGCGTGCTATTCTCGATCTCTCGTCGGCTCTCCTCTCGTTTCTCGTTCGACCGAGTGGCGACGACGTCGTACACTCTGTCCGCTGAATTTACTTATTCGCGATGtgtctcctctttctctctctctctctcttttttaattaattgtcgaTGCCTCTGTCAAAGCGATGCTCCACGATGCTCCCTCACCAAGCTTTCGCGCTTTACTGGGCGTTCGTCGGTGGCGAGGTCTCAACCGAAGCCACCGCTGGTGAGGGAGTTGAGAGACGCGAGGGTAGAGAGACGTGAGGGCGAAGCGAGGagaaccggcgcggcgcggtgcgcgCGTCGGAGAATTCGCTCGATACCGACGACGGAGCGACGCCACCGTGAATCCTTACTCCGGAATGGTGCGAATCATCCATTGGTTATCCCGCGCTCATCACGCGGCTCCTGCGTGTGGGAATACGCAGGACGTCTGCACGCCGCCGTTTAATTTCAACGCCGCTTCGTCGAACTCGCCTTGTGCGTTTGGATTTAGATAAACGCTTGCACATCTTTGTAacagaatttcaatttttgaatatataacgtaggtaatatatatatatatatatatatatatataattttttaaataaaaatttacataatatattcttattaaaaaaagaacgatttaattaattctaatattaatgtattttccTTCTCTGGATGGCACATCTATTTAAGAATGACACGGTTGAgtaattttacaattagttaatttataaatataaaaatgtacataatacatattttgtaaattaagaatttatatatttaatacaaatttatatatatttttttattaaaacaagaacaattttatcaattttaatattatgttttcgTTTTCTGATACCATCTACTTAAAAATGACGCGATCGATTGATATTAGCAAGTACAGAGTCGATCCAGGTTGAGATAATTAAGTACTGAATCCTAGGATtcaatacttaataattttgtataacatCATTATCTTTTgtccaaattatttttattaattcaaactttgcTACACGCGTTATTATTTACCAGTTTTTTCGAAATACACCATAcgtttattgataaataaagtaaaataaaaaattggtagAAAAACCAAGTAAATTTGATTGTATacaaattcattattatataaaataatattttcaatatatatatatatatatatatttcaagcCTCTGTTTCTGCTTATTAGTGTCATGGTCGACGCAACCTTCTCGATTAATTTGCTGCAAGATACAGAAATAACATGAATAATcacaatcgttcttctgtacAGTTTGATTGACGATAAAATTACTTCGATTTTGTCCTCTTGAAGTCATCTTTTTTTCGTTTAAGGATTTAAGGACAGGGTTTACTCCTTTGTTCCGGGGGAGTCCTTCTTTCTAAGgaattaaattagtttatttcGTTAATTTGGAAAATGACGTCGTATATGAACGCTACatgtacatatgcatatatatatcgTGTATAACAGcatacacataaatatataaatgcgcgttatttgtattatattgtataatacatcCTCCAACGTTTCATCTCTATCTCACTCTCGCTTTTCAGACCCTAGGCCAGAAAATACGTTATTTGGTTTATAGCAAACAACAGTGCGCGACATACATtcggaaaaaatatataacaattgtttatcaatacatatgtatatatatatatgtattaacaaGTAAATAACATGAAAAAAAGGAATGTTTCAATGTGCGCTGATAAAGGTGCGATAGACGATGGTCGCGAGCAGCCCAACAGCGATTGGAATCAACCAGGACCACCAAGAACTGCAATTTTCAATCATCACATCACGTTGCAGCATCGGctgtttacatataataattcttaaaaaaaaagaactttctgTCTGCTTTCATGAAGTGGATAGTATGAACACGTTcacatttgattttattcatGCAAATGTTCAAATTATCAAACTggtgtattttatttataattaataatataagctTAGCGAGTTTCgataagtttgaaaaaaaaaacttattgaaatAAGAAGAAAGTAAGCGTaccattaaattatttgtataaaatagcTATAGGTTTAGAAAATTGCACTTACAAGTCTTGTAAGTGCTGTCTTATTCACAAATAAAGTTTCTTCAAATATAAAACTAGATTTTCTAACGTAAtctgaatattaatattataaataaaatattagcgCTATTACAACTACTCTTCaagtatagaatttttaaataataaaggtaTGCAAATTGAACATTTGCGAGGTTAAATTGAATCTTTGATAGCACATTcgaaattgaattgaattaaatctgaatttttcatactgaatcgaatgaaatttttttgattcaaatatgaattgaattttatcaaattttcccaaatttatattacatattaatttaaatgtattttcaatAAGACAGATTCTTTTTCataaacaagaaaattaattgcaagaattttaaacagtaattacaaaaaataatgtgctaagcaaacatttttaatagatattagaCAATACGTATGAGAGTACTATATTGATAAATTAGTattgaaaatatacaaattataatgttaCTATTAAAGTGACTGTACTTTAGGGCATTTCATTAGGAAAAtataatgaaacaatttttaattttgttttacagtttagaaaatcatgaaaaaatttataaattattaaaataaatttataaaaagatttattgtgtacataaattttgaaataatctataacatttggaaataataaaacagttttGGAAATTGATGTTCAGACACAAGAAATGGTATGCACTAATGCAAGATTGGTTGcgcaaaagatataaatgaaacaatcaagataatttatttgaaatcaaaTTATAGATGATTTGAAATTCTCAAACTATTCAAATTTGAACCTTTCAGATTCGAAAACAAATCTATTCAAATTCACACTATTCACACCTTTAATAGCAAATTTGTTTGAACTGGTATGTGCTATATATTAAAAGCACCATACACACAAATCATTGTAatgttatgtttaatatattatacaaaatgaaAAGTTAAGTAAAAAGTGCAAATTAAACCATGAAATCTCTAATTTACGTTATTgtgttatttgttaaatatatattttattatttaaggtATTTGTACTTTACTTTTACACTTAGATTAGATTAGTGAAATAAGCAGGAGTAAAGTCCAATCAAATTCATTATGAGcaagaaaatatattcttattacaTAAACAAGTCAATTAAAGACTTTagtgataaaatatattgtattgatAAAGTATGAAATACCCAGCTTTCACACAACAACAGTATAAgcgcaaaaatattaaaatcagataacGTCAGATAAAGTATTTATGATAGCATCTTCATTTTTCTATATTCATACTATCTCTATGGAATCAGAATTAAAGAAAGTTGAGAAGAGAAAAGAGTTACTCATGTTAATGGAAAATTTAGGAAAGTTTATGAAACTGaaatagtgtaaaaaaaaatagctttctAGAACAGTGATAAATATGGTTATTCTGAAATGTtagaattgtttataaaatcatcaagttcttaaaataatataatataaaaatggaaataataacTCACCTGGAATTGTCCCCCTCATTTTTATTAGACCAGTCTGTAGGCTTTCCACTACCGTGCATCCTATCTTcctaaaattcatataaataatcaataaacaatataaaatataaggaaCAGATTGacatgaaattaaattgattctTACTTCTACCAGTTCACCAATTTTGTACTTCTTCATCATTTCCCTGGCATCAGTAGAATGTCCAATATCTTCAAAAGCGTCTGTAGCATCACGTCCATTTTGCTCCAGGAGCACCTCTTCACCACCTGGATGCtatcaaacaaaattaatatatcggATTAGTTCTAATAAAAACAGCAAATTTGTTGGACATACATATTTTGGATAAGAAAGactaagatttaattttttacaaattcaacAAAGATAAATCGATATctaaatctcttttttttcgtgAAAAGGGAAAATTAGCAACCTCATTCAAGAATTTGGTGACATCATAGATATTGTTGTGAATAATGATCCATGTATCCTTAGTTTCAACATGTTTCGCTACTTCATCTCGCGTAAATTGTTGGCTGGCTGAAGAGGAGGCGGCGGCGGTGtcacttttaacatttttagttgCCATCTCGTTgggattttaatttttcctttaatCTGTTTCGTCGATGGAATTCGTGATCTTCGTTCTCTAAACAATTAGTAACGTCTATTCAGGTCTGTTGACTCAGCGTTTTTCACTCGGTTTCACTGATCTATGCGTCAAATATTAACTGATATTAACTAACGACTACTGACGGAAAATTAGACTTCGGTCACTATATAATCAGCGTTTTCAATAATCTCAGTCGACGCCAGTGATTTCCTGTTATTACCAGTTGACTTGTGCACTTGTGCTGACTCGCGTTGACTTGCGTCCGGAATGTCCGGATTTACTGGAAAAGGCAAACGGAAACTTGTACGATTTTTCAAGCTGTTCCGGATGGATTGGTTTGCGAAGGCACCGCGCCGCTCGGAGGCCTCTACATtcctagagtccctagaagtagagagtctggacatctgcccctaaaatgtcggtgattaatatgggtgctttccaacaagagacacaggcgacactccgtttgttttctgttcctgaactctctaaataagtgtacacttaaaatgaaatagatagatgttttaaagttagcgaaagcaagaaggaacgttccagtgcagtctagtgcaggaatagaaaacaagcctactgtgtaacacagtgtctacattggtgctttccaactatgacacagagagacacagagcgACACTGCAAAACCTGCAAAACCTGCAAAACACAGCTCAATCTTAAGTTTGGCCGTGTCAGCCAacacatcgggcaaataaattattttttcaattgtggtactggtacattttagtcatgttcagttatgttttgtcgccttaacatacaaaattaaaattatagtttgaacttttcgtttctttacatactacatttttaaattagcacaatggacttatatt harbors:
- the LOC105194405 gene encoding cytochrome b5 isoform X2, whose protein sequence is MATKNVKSDTAAASSSASQQFTRDEVAKHVETKDTWIIIHNNIYDVTKFLNEHPGGEEVLLEQNGRDATDAFEDIGHSTDAREMMKKYKIGELVEEDRMHGSGKPTDWSNKNEGDNSSRCCNVM
- the LOC105194405 gene encoding cytochrome b5 isoform X1, with the translated sequence MATKNVKSDTAAASSSASQQFTRDEVAKHVETKDTWIIIHNNIYDVTKFLNEHPGGEEVLLEQNGRDATDAFEDIGHSTDAREMMKKYKIGELVEEDRMHGSGKPTDWSNKNEGDNSSSWWSWLIPIAVGLLATIVYRTFISAH